A single region of the Nicotiana sylvestris chromosome 6, ASM39365v2, whole genome shotgun sequence genome encodes:
- the LOC104234437 gene encoding uncharacterized protein, translated as MWFGKNGKLSPRYVVPYRIIQRIGQVAYKLPPKMSLVHLVFHVSMLKKAVGDLLLIVPLKTVEVNQELNYEETPVAILDKQVRKLRNKEIASVKVLRQNQLVEEATWEAEKEMKKKFPHLFE; from the coding sequence ATGTGGTTTGGAAAGAACGGGAAATTGAGCCCGAGGTATGTCGTAccatacagaatcattcagaggattggccAGGTGGCGTACAAGCTTCCACCTAAGATGTCATTAGTGCACCTggtattccatgtgtctatgttgaagaaggcaGTTGGAGATCTGTTGCTTATTGTGCCATTAAAGACCGTTGAGGTTAATCAAGAACTGAATTATGAAGAAactccagttgccattcttgataagCAAGTCCGAAAGCTAAGAAATAAAGAgattgcctccgtgaaagtgttacGACAAAACCAATTGGTCGAAGAGGCCACATGGGAAGCTGAGAAGGAGATGAAGAAGAAGTTTcctcatttgtttgaatag